Proteins encoded in a region of the Corynebacterium genitalium ATCC 33030 genome:
- the secD gene encoding protein translocase subunit SecD has protein sequence MPRGRPWLAERGGVDAVGYEESTYVTSKTSKKRSSREGGSKRAWPARALALFALIVVATYALVFFTGDRTASPKLGIDLQGGTRVTLVPQGEQPTQEQLDQARTILENRVNGMGVSDASVVVDGNTLVITVAGEDTSEVRNIGQTSQLLFRPVGQQSPMIDQEAFPDVFGEMANRWVEYRVLTPEEAETTVKQFADGMNQQIEAMKRAQEEQGEEVPEGMELPEPIEAPEITAQPKPEPDNTLEASDFRQETTEMLREDRQSDDPTKLQAATILMQALCTPKGEDGTVPADPLAGTDDPTKPLVACDSSGGQPMLLEAVPLLQGVEDPEGPRLTGSEIDTNRPITGGFNPQTGQMEINFAFKQDGEFNGSSTWAELTGAMVGQQVAITLDSQVISAPQIQSPTPVGSATSITGQFTEEEAETLANNLRYGALPLSFAGENGEPGGTAMTVPPSLGVASLNAGIIAGLVGLLLVAAYVFYYYRLFGVISLFTLFAAGALVYGALVLLGRWIGYTLDLSGVAGLVIGIGTTADSFVVLYERIKDEVRRGRTLRSATLNGWDRAKDTIVTGNIVTLIGAVVIYILAVGEVKGFAFTMGLTTIFDLLVTFLVTAPLMILASRNPFWAKPSVNGMGKAFEAAKSKNANPRKSVRRAKQPALVGAGAPVTAGVNEDLEDSDLKIVETSQDTTGVPVSDSDPSTAPDSIRTDATRGSTRFTAGNEEEK, from the coding sequence ATGCCCCGGGGCCGACCATGGCTTGCGGAGCGCGGCGGGGTTGACGCAGTAGGTTATGAGGAGAGCACGTACGTGACTTCGAAGACTTCCAAGAAACGATCCTCTCGCGAGGGGGGATCGAAACGGGCGTGGCCGGCACGTGCGCTGGCGCTGTTCGCGCTCATTGTCGTGGCTACCTACGCCCTAGTGTTCTTCACTGGGGATAGGACGGCTTCTCCGAAGCTGGGTATCGACCTGCAGGGAGGTACCCGTGTCACACTGGTGCCTCAGGGCGAGCAACCCACGCAGGAGCAGCTCGATCAGGCCCGCACCATTTTGGAGAACCGCGTCAACGGTATGGGCGTGTCCGACGCATCTGTTGTCGTCGACGGCAACACCTTGGTGATCACGGTCGCTGGTGAGGACACCTCCGAAGTACGCAACATCGGCCAAACCTCCCAGCTGCTGTTCCGTCCGGTCGGCCAGCAAAGCCCGATGATCGATCAGGAAGCGTTCCCGGACGTTTTCGGTGAGATGGCCAACCGCTGGGTCGAATACCGCGTACTCACCCCGGAGGAGGCGGAGACTACCGTCAAGCAGTTCGCTGACGGCATGAACCAGCAGATCGAGGCCATGAAGAGGGCTCAAGAAGAGCAGGGCGAAGAGGTCCCGGAAGGGATGGAACTGCCAGAGCCGATCGAGGCCCCGGAGATCACCGCTCAGCCGAAGCCGGAACCGGACAACACCCTCGAGGCGTCTGACTTCCGCCAGGAGACTACGGAGATGCTTCGCGAGGACCGTCAGTCTGATGACCCGACGAAGCTGCAGGCCGCCACCATCCTCATGCAGGCTCTGTGCACGCCGAAGGGCGAAGATGGCACTGTCCCGGCCGATCCGCTGGCGGGTACCGACGATCCGACCAAGCCCCTGGTGGCCTGCGATTCCAGCGGCGGCCAACCGATGCTGCTCGAGGCCGTGCCGCTGCTGCAGGGCGTGGAGGATCCCGAGGGGCCGCGCCTGACCGGTAGCGAGATTGACACCAACCGTCCGATCACGGGCGGGTTCAACCCGCAGACGGGCCAGATGGAGATTAACTTCGCTTTCAAGCAGGACGGCGAGTTCAACGGTTCCTCCACCTGGGCTGAGCTGACTGGTGCCATGGTGGGCCAACAGGTCGCCATCACGCTGGACTCGCAGGTCATCTCCGCACCGCAGATTCAGTCGCCCACTCCGGTCGGTTCCGCGACCTCCATCACCGGGCAGTTCACCGAGGAGGAAGCTGAAACTCTGGCGAACAACCTGCGCTACGGTGCATTGCCGCTGTCGTTTGCCGGTGAGAACGGCGAACCGGGTGGAACTGCAATGACGGTTCCGCCGTCACTGGGTGTCGCCTCCCTCAACGCAGGCATCATCGCAGGTCTCGTCGGCCTGTTGCTCGTGGCCGCCTACGTTTTCTACTACTACCGACTGTTCGGTGTGATCTCACTGTTCACCCTATTCGCCGCTGGCGCCTTGGTGTACGGCGCCCTCGTGCTGCTGGGACGCTGGATCGGCTACACGCTCGACCTGTCGGGTGTGGCCGGTTTGGTCATCGGTATCGGTACCACCGCCGACTCCTTCGTGGTCCTCTACGAACGCATTAAGGATGAGGTCCGCCGCGGGAGAACCTTGCGCTCTGCAACCCTCAATGGTTGGGATCGTGCAAAGGACACCATTGTCACCGGTAACATCGTCACGCTCATTGGTGCCGTGGTGATTTACATCCTCGCTGTCGGTGAGGTCAAGGGATTCGCCTTCACCATGGGTCTGACCACGATCTTCGACCTGTTGGTGACCTTCCTGGTCACTGCACCGCTAATGATTCTCGCGTCCCGCAACCCGTTCTGGGCCAAGCCGTCCGTCAACGGTATGGGCAAGGCGTTCGAGGCAGCGAAATCCAAGAATGCTAACCCGAGGAAGTCCGTGCGCCGGGCAAAGCAGCCGGCGCTCGTCGGCGCTGGTGCTCCGGTTACCGCAGGGGTCAACGAGGACCTGGAAGACAGCGATCTCAAGATCGTCGAAACATCCCAGGACACGACCGGAGTCCCGGTCAGCGACTCTGATCCCAGTACCGCACCGGACTCCATCCGCACCGATGCTACGCGCGGCAGCACGCGCTTCACCGCCGGCAACGAAGAGGAGAAGTAA
- the ruvB gene encoding Holliday junction branch migration DNA helicase RuvB gives MSDVEKTEFELPPELARQVNSPIDATEHTEERDFEKALRPKSIDEFIGQPKVRQQLGLVLEGAKKRNVVPDHILLSGPPGLGKTTMAMIVAQELGTSLRMTSGPALERAGDLAAMLSNLMEGDVLFIDEIHRIARPAEEMLYMAMEDFRIDVIVGKGPGATSIPLDIPPFTLVGATTRAGMLTGPLRDRFGFTAQMEFYDVDDLTRVITRAASILGVDIDRDAAVEIGSRSRGTPRIANRLLRRVRDWAEVNGDGRVTVEAAQQALEVFDVDELGLDRLDRAVLETLIKSHGGGPVGVSTLAIAVGEEPSTVEEVCEPYLVRAGLMARTGRGRVATASAWHHLGMTPPPEAPGQLHLY, from the coding sequence ATGTCGGATGTGGAAAAGACTGAGTTCGAACTTCCGCCGGAGCTCGCGCGCCAGGTCAATTCGCCTATCGACGCCACTGAGCACACCGAGGAACGCGACTTCGAGAAAGCACTGCGCCCGAAGTCGATTGATGAGTTCATCGGTCAGCCGAAAGTCCGCCAGCAGCTCGGGTTGGTGCTCGAAGGCGCGAAGAAGCGCAATGTCGTTCCCGACCACATTCTGCTGTCCGGCCCGCCCGGCCTGGGTAAAACGACGATGGCGATGATTGTTGCGCAGGAGCTGGGGACGTCGCTACGCATGACGTCTGGTCCCGCGCTGGAGCGTGCGGGCGATCTGGCGGCGATGTTGTCGAACCTCATGGAAGGCGACGTGCTCTTCATCGACGAGATTCACCGCATCGCTCGGCCCGCCGAAGAAATGCTCTACATGGCGATGGAGGATTTCCGCATTGACGTCATCGTCGGCAAAGGGCCGGGAGCAACATCGATCCCGCTGGATATTCCGCCGTTCACCCTCGTGGGCGCCACCACGCGAGCGGGCATGCTCACCGGGCCGCTGCGCGACCGCTTCGGGTTCACTGCGCAGATGGAGTTCTACGACGTAGACGACTTGACCCGGGTGATCACACGTGCGGCATCGATCCTCGGGGTGGACATCGACCGCGACGCCGCGGTGGAGATCGGCTCCCGCTCGCGCGGCACACCCCGTATTGCCAACCGTCTTCTGCGCCGCGTGCGCGACTGGGCTGAGGTCAACGGCGACGGCCGCGTCACGGTCGAGGCGGCCCAACAAGCTCTCGAGGTTTTCGACGTCGACGAGCTCGGACTCGATCGCCTTGACCGGGCCGTGCTGGAGACTTTGATCAAGTCTCATGGGGGTGGCCCGGTGGGCGTGTCCACGTTGGCGATTGCGGTCGGGGAGGAACCGTCGACAGTTGAAGAGGTCTGCGAACCGTACCTTGTTCGCGCTGGGTTAATGGCGCGCACAGGACGTGGGCGTGTGGCTACTGCCTCGGCCTGGCACCACCTTGGAATGACACCGCCGCCGGAAGCGCCGGGACAGCTCCATTTGTACTGA
- a CDS encoding adenine phosphoribosyltransferase — translation MNTPANNPEEALANEHGSKPKYRSAREALADKMRYVQDFPEEGVLFEDLTPVLADGDALHIVIEEMAQASQNLGADMIGGLDARGFLLGSAVAYEMGLGILAIRKKGKLPPPVISEEYSLEYGEAALEIPAEGMNVEGKRIVLVDDVLATGGTLVAARHLIERAGGTVAGCVVVLEVSGLGGRERLGDVPLVVINSGEPDAA, via the coding sequence GTGAATACCCCTGCCAACAACCCTGAAGAAGCCCTCGCTAACGAGCACGGCAGTAAGCCGAAGTACCGCAGCGCGCGCGAGGCATTGGCTGACAAGATGCGCTACGTGCAGGACTTTCCCGAAGAGGGAGTGTTGTTCGAGGATTTGACGCCGGTGCTCGCAGACGGCGACGCGCTCCACATCGTCATCGAAGAGATGGCCCAGGCGTCCCAGAACCTCGGTGCCGACATGATTGGCGGTCTGGACGCCCGCGGCTTCCTGCTCGGCTCCGCGGTCGCCTATGAGATGGGGTTGGGTATCTTGGCGATCCGCAAGAAGGGGAAGCTGCCCCCGCCGGTGATCAGTGAGGAGTACTCGCTCGAGTACGGCGAAGCAGCGCTGGAGATTCCGGCGGAGGGCATGAATGTCGAAGGCAAGCGCATTGTGCTTGTCGACGATGTTTTGGCCACCGGTGGCACCCTCGTCGCAGCCCGCCACTTGATTGAGCGTGCTGGCGGCACCGTCGCCGGATGCGTGGTCGTGCTCGAGGTGTCCGGTTTGGGCGGACGTGAGCGCTTGGGCGATGTTCCGCTCGTGGTCATTAACAGCGGTGAGCCGGACGCAGCCTAG
- the ruvA gene encoding Holliday junction branch migration protein RuvA, whose protein sequence is MIDSLNGEVISIGLDHAVIECAGVGYRFLAPPPTLARLVRGETTRVLTTLVVREDDMTLYGFTDDDARSMFHRLTAVSGLGPKLAIAALSVFTPGELAAHITSGDAKTIQSIPGVGKKMADRMVLELKDKLQGLYPGAAQSEAPEAAGEVPPISGSSFATEQVVEALVGLGFPEKSARAAVDAVAAENDGAESSVLLRAALNRLGKK, encoded by the coding sequence ATGATCGATTCGCTCAACGGCGAGGTCATCTCCATCGGCTTGGACCACGCGGTCATCGAATGCGCTGGGGTGGGGTACCGTTTCCTGGCCCCGCCGCCGACGCTGGCCCGTCTGGTCCGCGGGGAGACAACCCGTGTGCTGACCACTTTGGTGGTCCGCGAAGACGACATGACGCTCTACGGGTTCACTGACGATGACGCGCGCAGCATGTTTCATCGACTCACCGCAGTCTCGGGGCTCGGACCCAAACTGGCCATCGCCGCTTTGTCTGTCTTCACCCCAGGTGAGTTGGCCGCCCACATCACTTCCGGGGACGCGAAGACGATCCAGTCGATTCCGGGTGTGGGCAAGAAGATGGCTGACCGCATGGTGCTCGAGCTCAAGGACAAGCTCCAGGGGCTCTACCCGGGGGCAGCCCAATCGGAGGCGCCGGAGGCCGCTGGGGAGGTGCCGCCGATAAGCGGAAGCTCGTTCGCGACGGAGCAGGTCGTGGAAGCTCTCGTCGGACTGGGCTTCCCGGAGAAGAGCGCGCGGGCTGCTGTCGATGCTGTCGCGGCAGAGAACGACGGTGCTGAATCTTCTGTCTTGCTGCGCGCTGCGCTGAACAGATTGGGGAAGAAGTAA
- a CDS encoding YebC/PmpR family DNA-binding transcriptional regulator, giving the protein MAGHSKWATTKHKKAANDAKRSKLWAKLIKDIEVAARTGGGDPAGNPTLDDMIKKAKKASVPGDNIERARKRGSGEEAGGSDWEDITYEGYGPNGVAMLIQCLTDNRNRAATEVRTAMTKNGGNLGESGSVAYMFARKGVNTVAKGELTEDDVLLAVLEAGAEEVNDLGESFEVVSEASDLHAVRDALQEAGIEVEETEQDFRSSVEVDLDLDGAKKLEKLIDALDDSDDVQNVYTNMTLSDEVAQALAAE; this is encoded by the coding sequence ATGGCAGGCCACTCAAAGTGGGCAACCACGAAGCACAAGAAAGCGGCTAACGACGCGAAGCGCTCCAAGCTGTGGGCGAAGCTGATCAAGGACATTGAGGTCGCGGCACGCACTGGCGGTGGTGACCCGGCGGGCAACCCGACCTTGGACGACATGATCAAGAAGGCCAAGAAGGCCTCCGTTCCCGGTGACAACATTGAGCGTGCACGCAAGCGCGGTTCCGGCGAAGAAGCTGGCGGTTCCGACTGGGAAGACATCACGTACGAGGGCTACGGGCCCAACGGCGTGGCCATGTTGATTCAGTGCCTGACGGACAACCGCAACCGTGCAGCTACTGAGGTCCGCACCGCCATGACCAAGAACGGCGGCAACCTGGGAGAGTCCGGTTCTGTGGCCTACATGTTCGCCCGCAAAGGCGTGAACACCGTGGCCAAGGGCGAGCTGACTGAGGACGATGTCCTTCTGGCAGTGCTTGAGGCTGGTGCCGAGGAAGTCAACGACCTGGGTGAGTCTTTCGAGGTCGTCTCCGAGGCATCTGACCTGCACGCCGTGCGCGACGCACTGCAGGAAGCTGGAATTGAGGTCGAGGAGACCGAGCAGGACTTCCGCTCTTCAGTCGAGGTCGATCTGGATCTCGATGGCGCGAAGAAGCTGGAGAAGCTTATCGACGCGTTGGACGACTCCGACGATGTCCAGAACGTCTACACCAACATGACGCTTTCCGACGAGGTGGCGCAAGCTCTGGCCGCAGAGTAA
- the tesB gene encoding acyl-CoA thioesterase II: MDFVVPTIDEILNLEQLDSDIFRGTGVFTGLQRTYGGQVAAQCLSAATKTVEDDKIVHSLHGYFVRPGQSDKDTIFVVERVRDGRSFATRVVRAIQDGKAIFHMEASFHVTDNDGIEHSDTMRTVPDPENVVPLEQVDGPLKFFKLWAKDWDVRIVPEDEFDHNKYTPSQQVVWFRSKKELPDDQTFHICTLAYMSDLTLLHSALVPHRDAHVQMASLDHAMWFLRPFRADEWMLYDQVSPSAHAGRALTQGRIFDREGNLVAMVVQEGLTRTLEEGKPAFK; this comes from the coding sequence ATGGACTTCGTAGTACCCACCATTGATGAGATCCTGAATCTGGAGCAGCTGGACTCCGACATCTTCCGCGGCACGGGCGTGTTCACCGGTCTGCAGCGCACCTACGGTGGACAGGTCGCCGCGCAGTGCTTGTCCGCGGCCACGAAAACAGTGGAGGACGACAAGATCGTTCATTCCCTGCATGGGTACTTTGTCCGCCCCGGCCAGTCCGACAAGGACACCATCTTCGTTGTTGAGCGGGTGCGTGACGGCCGCAGCTTTGCCACCCGTGTTGTGCGCGCGATCCAGGACGGCAAGGCCATCTTCCATATGGAGGCCAGCTTCCACGTCACCGACAATGACGGCATTGAGCACTCCGACACGATGCGCACCGTCCCGGACCCGGAAAACGTGGTTCCGTTGGAGCAGGTGGACGGCCCGCTGAAATTCTTCAAGCTGTGGGCGAAGGACTGGGACGTGCGCATCGTGCCCGAGGACGAGTTCGACCACAACAAGTACACACCCAGCCAGCAAGTCGTGTGGTTCCGCTCCAAGAAGGAGCTTCCCGACGACCAAACATTCCACATCTGCACCCTGGCCTATATGTCGGACCTGACGTTGTTGCACTCCGCGCTGGTGCCGCACCGTGATGCGCATGTGCAGATGGCGTCGCTGGACCACGCGATGTGGTTCTTGCGTCCTTTCCGCGCCGACGAGTGGATGCTCTACGACCAAGTCTCACCGTCAGCGCACGCTGGCCGCGCGTTGACCCAGGGCCGCATCTTCGACCGGGAGGGCAACCTGGTGGCAATGGTTGTGCAGGAAGGGCTCACGCGCACACTGGAGGAAGGCAAACCGGCCTTCAAGTAA
- the yajC gene encoding preprotein translocase subunit YajC produces MDLILLLLVFALFALPMIVMSRVNRKRIAEAKQLQASAKPGDRILTVSGFYGEIVGGTEQTVEVELAPGAVVTMDRAGVMKIIDDETVQPGAENAGSADGFSADDGEHPEGYVDPEQDPRP; encoded by the coding sequence ATGGATTTAATTCTTCTGCTTCTTGTTTTCGCCCTGTTCGCGCTGCCCATGATTGTGATGTCGCGGGTGAACCGCAAACGCATCGCTGAGGCCAAACAACTGCAGGCGTCTGCGAAGCCGGGCGATCGCATCCTCACTGTCTCCGGTTTCTACGGAGAGATTGTCGGCGGCACCGAGCAAACTGTGGAAGTGGAACTCGCCCCGGGCGCTGTCGTGACCATGGACCGCGCCGGTGTGATGAAGATTATCGACGATGAAACAGTGCAGCCGGGCGCTGAGAATGCCGGTAGTGCTGACGGTTTTAGTGCTGACGATGGTGAGCACCCCGAGGGCTACGTGGACCCGGAGCAGGATCCGCGCCCGTAG
- the ruvC gene encoding crossover junction endodeoxyribonuclease RuvC, giving the protein MNLEGLRVMGIDPGLTRCGLSVIQAGKGRQVIPVAVGVVRTPSDAELAHRLLRLSQAVEEWIDDYQPDVIAMERIFERGNVSTVMHTAHAVGVMVLAAAKRDIPVHMYTPSEVKKAVSGNGRADKKQMTSMITRILGLGAPPKPADAADALAIAVCHCWRAPLLARGNAAALALNSTTGKA; this is encoded by the coding sequence ATGAACCTCGAAGGCCTGCGTGTGATGGGCATTGACCCGGGCTTGACCCGGTGCGGCCTGTCTGTCATTCAGGCTGGGAAGGGACGCCAGGTCATTCCTGTGGCGGTGGGTGTTGTGCGCACCCCCTCCGATGCTGAACTGGCGCACCGTCTGCTGCGTCTGTCGCAGGCGGTGGAAGAGTGGATCGACGACTACCAGCCGGACGTGATCGCCATGGAGCGCATTTTCGAACGCGGCAACGTCTCCACAGTCATGCATACCGCCCATGCGGTGGGCGTGATGGTGCTGGCGGCGGCGAAGCGCGACATCCCCGTGCACATGTACACCCCGTCCGAGGTCAAGAAAGCGGTCTCGGGCAACGGGCGCGCGGACAAAAAGCAGATGACGTCCATGATCACCCGCATCCTCGGGCTGGGCGCGCCACCGAAACCAGCTGACGCCGCTGACGCGCTGGCAATCGCTGTATGCCATTGCTGGCGCGCCCCGTTGCTCGCGCGCGGCAACGCCGCAGCGTTGGCTTTGAACTCCACCACAGGAAAGGCGTAG
- the secF gene encoding protein translocase subunit SecF, translating to MTTSVNAHDNGATTSDSAATAAKTTQTKQTTATKGVERLYEGSGAIDFVGRSKLWYLITVALLVISIAAMLIRGFNLGIDFEGGTKMTMPAGDLVAEEVEETFVDATGVTPELTQIVGAGDARSLEINSEHLTQEQIDAARLAIYEQHQPKDAAGEATPDAIGDSTVSESWGSTITQRMILSMVIFLIAAAAYVAIRLQRNMAIAAMLALLIDGIIIMGIYSLFGLEVTPAMIIGLLTVLTFSIYDTVIVFDKVKENTAGVLDSRRSTYAEEANLAVNQTVMRSISTSVISALPIIALMVVAVWMLGVGTLQDLALIQLIGVVEGIFSSLFLATPLLVSLTNMQSKYKQHNQAVADYRAGKNGAEDGDADDADVAGGKSKRTVTSPVTSASYNEVETDAARTTTTTWRPSQR from the coding sequence ATGACTACCTCCGTCAACGCTCACGACAACGGAGCTACTACCTCCGACTCTGCTGCCACGGCGGCAAAGACCACGCAGACGAAGCAGACCACGGCCACCAAGGGTGTGGAGCGCCTGTATGAGGGCTCTGGTGCGATCGACTTCGTCGGCCGTTCGAAGCTGTGGTACCTGATCACCGTCGCGCTGCTGGTCATTTCGATCGCGGCCATGCTCATTCGCGGCTTCAACCTGGGCATCGACTTCGAGGGCGGCACCAAGATGACGATGCCGGCCGGCGATCTTGTGGCTGAGGAAGTGGAGGAGACCTTCGTCGATGCCACGGGTGTCACCCCGGAGCTGACCCAGATCGTCGGTGCCGGTGACGCGCGCTCGCTGGAAATCAACTCGGAGCACCTTACTCAGGAGCAGATCGACGCTGCCCGCCTGGCCATCTACGAGCAGCACCAGCCGAAGGATGCTGCCGGCGAAGCGACCCCCGACGCCATCGGCGACTCGACTGTCTCCGAATCCTGGGGTTCCACGATCACCCAGCGCATGATCCTGTCGATGGTGATCTTCCTCATCGCCGCCGCCGCGTACGTGGCCATCCGTCTGCAGCGCAATATGGCGATCGCGGCCATGCTCGCCCTGCTTATCGACGGCATCATCATCATGGGCATCTACTCGCTCTTCGGCCTGGAAGTCACCCCGGCGATGATCATCGGTCTGCTGACCGTGCTGACCTTCTCGATCTACGACACCGTCATTGTCTTTGACAAGGTCAAGGAGAACACGGCAGGCGTCTTGGACTCGCGCAGGTCGACGTATGCGGAGGAAGCGAACCTGGCAGTCAATCAGACTGTCATGCGTTCTATCTCCACCTCTGTCATCTCGGCGCTGCCGATCATCGCCCTGATGGTTGTCGCCGTGTGGATGCTCGGTGTGGGCACCCTGCAAGACTTGGCGCTCATTCAGCTCATCGGCGTTGTGGAGGGCATTTTCTCCTCCCTGTTCCTGGCTACTCCGCTGCTGGTCAGCCTGACCAACATGCAGAGCAAGTACAAGCAGCACAACCAGGCTGTGGCTGACTACCGTGCCGGCAAGAACGGTGCGGAAGACGGCGACGCTGACGACGCTGATGTTGCTGGTGGAAAGTCCAAGCGCACGGTGACCTCTCCGGTGACGTCGGCTTCCTACAATGAGGTCGAGACGGATGCGGCACGCACAACCACCACGACGTGGAGGCCGAGCCAGCGCTAG
- a CDS encoding ABC transporter substrate-binding protein, translating into MRWNRGKQVAAILAVSAMVLSGCSESEKDSSSADALDSFGYQLSDPLVTTNAGSNVGDSLKMQRLSGRVFPGVFVPGPSGQRIPNTDLMETQVLPGPQRQVVYTLSDQAVFSDGEPVTCDDYTLAYTAGANPQIFSSHMPQMQQVESVDCKPGAKEFTVVFEEGKGGRWRELFGAGTVLPAHAIARKLGMSKAELTTALQDMNEDVLARTADVWRYGFTMAGFDPELQVSFGPYSIESVGEGGEVTLVPNENYYGDAPDMDRIVVWPPSKDSTELQNVGALMVADLNDHNPEWFHAEPLPDEGAHADDAVAGDNPDHTEPTNEDQSVEDSDAPESHQELQTVIGEMTDTLVFADAGPWATKENRQALSKCIDNRAVAEASSRVAGIEVPVSPVHVLNHNDPLARRLGDIANPHIEQNIEEAQSASGVELRVGYATPSPRMQAMVEEMRKACEPAGITVTDVTGPGKTRADLMKREPAWNDRAESEPIDAFLGAVDPMSEYDTSNARSEELSSLRSEEERLWDEVPSIPLSAQPRTFIVNKNIQNVVVYTGPVGIGWNMDRWLVPGSES; encoded by the coding sequence GTGAGGTGGAACCGTGGAAAGCAGGTCGCGGCTATACTTGCCGTGTCAGCGATGGTGTTGAGCGGGTGCAGTGAATCTGAGAAGGACTCCTCCAGCGCTGATGCTCTTGATTCCTTCGGCTACCAGCTGTCGGACCCGCTGGTGACCACCAACGCCGGGTCAAACGTCGGTGATTCCTTGAAGATGCAGCGCTTGTCTGGCCGCGTGTTTCCCGGAGTCTTCGTTCCCGGGCCGTCCGGTCAACGCATCCCGAACACCGACCTGATGGAAACGCAGGTTCTCCCCGGCCCGCAGCGCCAAGTCGTGTACACCTTGTCCGACCAGGCTGTGTTCTCCGACGGTGAGCCGGTGACGTGCGACGACTACACCCTTGCCTACACGGCTGGTGCCAACCCGCAGATTTTCTCCTCCCACATGCCGCAGATGCAGCAGGTGGAAAGTGTTGACTGCAAGCCGGGCGCGAAAGAATTCACGGTCGTGTTCGAGGAAGGCAAGGGTGGACGCTGGCGCGAACTCTTTGGCGCCGGAACGGTGCTGCCGGCGCACGCGATCGCGCGCAAGCTGGGGATGAGCAAAGCCGAACTGACTACCGCGCTGCAGGACATGAATGAGGACGTCCTCGCAAGGACGGCGGATGTGTGGCGCTACGGCTTCACCATGGCTGGGTTCGATCCAGAGCTGCAGGTGTCCTTCGGCCCGTACTCGATTGAGAGCGTGGGCGAGGGCGGCGAGGTCACCTTAGTCCCCAACGAGAACTACTACGGGGACGCACCGGACATGGACCGCATCGTTGTCTGGCCGCCGTCGAAGGATTCGACAGAGTTGCAGAACGTCGGCGCTCTCATGGTCGCTGACCTCAATGACCACAACCCGGAGTGGTTCCACGCTGAGCCGCTGCCCGATGAAGGGGCGCACGCCGACGACGCGGTGGCTGGTGACAACCCCGACCACACTGAGCCGACTAACGAGGATCAGTCCGTGGAGGACAGTGACGCTCCGGAAAGCCACCAGGAGCTGCAGACCGTGATCGGGGAGATGACGGACACGCTCGTGTTCGCCGACGCAGGCCCGTGGGCGACCAAGGAGAACCGTCAGGCGTTGTCGAAGTGCATCGATAATAGGGCGGTGGCGGAGGCGTCGTCACGCGTTGCCGGGATTGAAGTTCCCGTCTCGCCTGTCCACGTGCTCAACCACAACGATCCTTTGGCGCGCCGCCTGGGCGATATTGCGAACCCGCACATAGAGCAGAACATCGAGGAAGCGCAATCTGCGTCGGGCGTCGAGCTGCGCGTGGGGTACGCGACGCCGAGCCCGCGCATGCAAGCCATGGTGGAAGAGATGCGGAAAGCGTGTGAACCCGCCGGCATCACTGTCACCGACGTGACGGGCCCCGGGAAAACCCGCGCCGACCTGATGAAGCGTGAGCCGGCCTGGAACGACCGCGCTGAATCTGAGCCGATTGACGCGTTCCTTGGTGCCGTCGACCCGATGAGCGAATATGACACCTCCAACGCTCGCTCCGAAGAGCTGAGCAGCCTGCGCTCGGAAGAAGAGCGCCTCTGGGACGAGGTCCCGTCGATTCCGTTGTCGGCGCAGCCGCGGACGTTCATTGTGAACAAGAACATCCAGAACGTCGTGGTCTACACTGGCCCTGTCGGGATTGGCTGGAACATGGACCGCTGGCTGGTCCCCGGTTCGGAATCCTGA